A portion of the Sabethes cyaneus chromosome 3, idSabCyanKW18_F2, whole genome shotgun sequence genome contains these proteins:
- the LOC128742042 gene encoding (Lyso)-N-acylphosphatidylethanolamine lipase has translation MAEIEEFNTNESWFNWTKYSSSMLRAIEKSILSHLKRPYRGMFVDIGTCVGDSDKIWTIVMNTEAKRTPILMLHGLGAGVALWVLNLDELAKHRTVYAIDILGFARSSRPEFCDDAMIAEKQLVKSIDEWRKEVGLKEMIILGHSMGGFLAASYALSYPERVKHLILADPWGFPERPEQIASKYKIPWWAKPLVAASQALNPLWILRFSGPLGSWLVGKTRPDIMRKFSSVVSNQDDIPNYIHQCNAQKPSGESAFHTMMDKIGWAKNPMITRIQNLKPSVPITFVYGSKSWVDNSPGETIKQLREQGYVKVHRIQNAGHHVYADDAETFNKLVNEACATCDIDKQTQMNDESFQRTL, from the exons ATGGCTGAGATAGAGGAGTTCAATACAAATGAGAG TTGGTTTAACTGGACTAAGTATTCTTCCAGTATGCTCCGAGCTATTGAAAAATCTATATTGTCAC ATTTAAAACGTCCCTACCGCGGAATGTTTGTCGATATCGGTACCTGCGTTGGAGATTCTGACAAAATATGGACCATAGTTATGAATACCGAGGCTAAACGAACACCAATTCTCATGCTCCATGGGTTAGGTGCTGGTGTCGCCCTTTGGGTTTTAAATCTGGATGAGCTTGCTAAACATCGTACTGTGTATGCCATCGATATTTTGGGATTTGCTAGAAGCTCTAGACCAGAATTTTGCGACGATGCTATGATTGCTGAAAAACAATTGGTGAAATCGATCGATGAATGGCGTAAAGAAGTAGGCTTGAAGGAAATGATCATTCTTGGTCATTCTATGGGGGGATTTCTGGCTGCCAGTTATGCTTTGTCGTATCCTGAACG AGTTAAACATCTAATACTAGCAGATCCATGGGGATTTCCCGAGAGGCCTGAACAAATCGCGAGTAAATACAAAATTCCTTGGTGGGCAAAACCACTGGTTGCCGCTTCGCAAGCCTTAAACCCGTTATGGATTTTACGGTTTTCCGGTCCGCTGGGATCTTGGTTAGTAGGAAAAACCAGACCAGATATAATGCGGAAATTTTCTAGCGTGGTGTCAAATCAGGATGATATTCCCAACTATATTCACCAGTGTAATGCGCAGAAACCGAG TGGTGAAAGTGCTTTTCATACCATGATGGATAAGATTGGTTGGGCCAAAAATCCCATGATCACTCGTATACAAAATCTAAAACCCAGTGTGCCTATAACGTTTGTGTACGGTTCCAAGTCTTGGGTAGATAATAGTCCAGGAGAAACGATAAAACAGTTACGAGAACAAGGATACGTTAAAGTGCATCGCATACAAAACGCCGGTCATCATGTGTACGCGGATGATGCCGAAACGTTtaacaaattagttaatgaAGCTTGTGCCACGTGCGACATAGACAAACAAACTCAAATGAACGATGAGTCATTTCAGAGAACATTATGA
- the LOC128739950 gene encoding CLIP domain-containing serine protease B15-like has protein sequence MKTIVLLLFCCISFALCLEVNETCTTPCNSTGICIPVRQCDYAIKILRNPQATYQESEYLAQSICGKLPGPRGIPLTCCPSLLNPDGCGSLDFANRIIGGDVTELGEHPWAALLIYDLGNNRFSPKCGGSLINSKFVLTAAHCIVDVPKKWKLHRVRFSEWNTLEKENCTIINDEEVCRQDYEAANIIVHPKYDIKVPNKLHDITIIMLKQEVIFGKYVRPICLPLDLSIRELPIDREDFTVTGWGQTETELRSAVQLHVDLVGRTNDVCDTSFAKANISLAETHICVGGDRGKDSCKGDSGGPLLRLVGTVWYQIGIVSFGARFCGSENFPGIYTNVGKYIPWIQDVVNENHCAAESG, from the exons ATGAAGACGatagttttattacttttctgTTGTATTAGTTTTGCATTATGTTTGGAAGTAAACGAAACCTGCACTACACCGTGCAATTCAACGGGCATATGTATTCCAGTTCGACAGTGCGATTATGCTATCAAAATTCTCAGAAACCCACAAGCTACTTATCAAGAATCAGAATATTTGGCTCAGAGTATTTGCGGCAAACTGCCAGGGCCCCGCGGTATTCCATTG ACATGCTGTCCTAGTTTGCTTAACCCAGACGGATGTGGGTCGCTGGATTTTGCAAATCGTATTATCGGAGGAGATGTTACTGAGCTCGGGGAGCATCCGTGGGCTGCACTGCTTATTTACGATCTCGGAAATAACAGGTTCTCTCCTAAATGTGGTGGTTCGctaataaattcaaaatttgtTCTAACTGCTGCACATTGTATTGTAGATGTTCCGAAAAAATGGAAGTT GCATAGGGTGCGATTTAGCGAATGGAATACATTAGAAAAAGAGAATTGTACTATCATAAATGATGAAGAAGTTTGTCGCCAAGATTACGAAGCAGCGAATATTATCGTTCATCCTAAATATGACATAAAAGTACCGAATAAATTGCATGACATTACAATAATCATGCTAAAGCAAGAGGTTATATTCGGTAAATATGTTAGACCGATTTGTTTACCGCTCGATCTATCGATACGAGAATTACCTATAGACAGAGAGGACTTTACCGTTACTGGATGGGGCCAAACAGAAACAG AATTACGGAGTGCTGTGCAATTACATGTAGATTTGGTTGGAAGAACCAACGACGTTTGTGATACATCGTTTGCAAAGGCCAATATCTCACTAGCCGAAACTCATATCTGCGTAGGAGGTGACAGGGGTAAAGATTCATGTAAAGGCGACTCTGGAGGACCATTGCTCAGGCTGGTAGGTACCGTGtggtatcaaattggtatagtaAGTTTTGGAGCCAGATTCTGTGGCTCTGAAAATTTTCCCGGAATTTATACTAACGTCGGAAAATATATCCCTTGGATACAAGATGTTGTAAATGAGAACCATTGCGCAGCAGAATCTGGTTAA
- the LOC128739951 gene encoding CLIP domain-containing serine protease B15-like produces MTRLSFLIVVLGLQTVVVPAEIHEICTTTTSQIGRCKLVKDCEYVRNIMRNPNRTHEEWYFLDYNKCGNVPADPRPMTLVCCPEVQNVQQCGVSKIGNRIFGGSKTIYGEIPWAGVIVYQTGKKRLSVKCGCTLLNSRWAITAAHCSSNIPNSWKIHRVRFSEWNINKLSPCITSTNVQICRSEYEIHEPIVHPLYQSSSIDMAHDIALIKTKKEVQFSDYVIPICLPFNEEIRELPIEQQQFTVTGWGQTNKGNEVGIQRHVTIAGQNNSVCENAFSSLDIKLSEEQICAGGEQGQDSCRGDSGGPLTIQHGLVNYLIGIVSFGPQECGTKNHPAIYTNVIKYLDWIEDTMVD; encoded by the exons ATGACACGGTTGTCGTTTTTGATAGTTGTGTTAGGTTTACAAACAGTTGTGGTTCCAGCAGAAATACATGAAATTTGTACAACTACGACTTCTCAAATCGGACGGTGTAAGCTCGTCAAAGACTGTGAATATGTTCGAAATATTATGCGAAATCCAAACCGCACACACGAAGAATGGTATTTTCTAGACTACAACAAATGCGGGAATGTGCCAGCTGATCCACGGCCTATGACATTG GTCTGCTGTCCAGAAGTACAGAATGTGCAACAATGTGGTGTTTCAAAAATTGGAAATCGTATTTTCGGAGGAAGCAAGACAATCTATGGGGAAATACCATGGGCTGGTGTAATTGTTTATCAAACTGGTAAAAAGAGGCTTTCAGTGAAGTGTGGTTGTACTCTGCTTAATTCAAGATGGGCAATAACCGCAGCTCATTGTAGTAGTAATATACCTAACAGTTGGAAAAT TCATCGAGTTAGATTTAGTGAGTGGAATATAAATAAACTATCGCCCTGTATTACTTCAACAAATGTGCAAATATGTAGATCTGAATATGAAATACATGAACCCATTGTCCATCCTTTGTATCAATCCAGTTCCATTGACATGGCACATGATATAGCTCttatcaaaacaaaaaaggaagTTCAATTTAGCGACTATGTCATTCCTATTTGTTTGCCGTTTAATGAAGAAATACGAGAACTACCAATTGAACAGCAACAGTTTACAGTTACAGGGTGGGGACAAACTAATAAAG GGAATGAGGTTGGCATACAGCGTCATGTGACTATTGCTGGACAAAACAACAGTGTTTGCGAAAATGCATTCTCATCACTTGACATAAAACTATCAGAAGAACAAATTTGTGCTGGGGGTGAGCAAGGCCAGGATTCATGTCGCGGAGATTCTGGAGGTCCCTTAACAATACAACATGGACTTGTAAATTATCTTATAGGTATAGTCAGTTTTGGCCCTCAGGAATGTGGAACTAAAAACCATCCCGCTATTTATACTAACGTAATAAAATATTTAGATTGGATAGAAGATACTATGGTGGATTGA
- the LOC128742187 gene encoding ras-related protein Rab-9B yields MTNMRPPSKNVLLKVVILGDGGVGKSCLMNRFVSNFFDANSFHTIGVEFLNKDIQVDNERYTLQIWDTAGQERFKALRTPFYRGSDICLLAYAVDDKSSFRALIQWREEFLKYYDVRAERFPFIVVGTKNDIPAAQRQVSAEEVSEWCQEHHVAAFIETSAKTSENVSEAFALAVKQWRKLEKCTERELRAQGHDTIDLTKGVNLRANTNRFCCIGGNTSTPTAYDDDDYPH; encoded by the exons ATGACGAACATGAGACCACCCAGTAAAAATGTACTGTTAAAAGTTGTTATATTAG gGGATGGCGGTGTAGGAAAAAGCTGTCTTATGAATCGTTTCGTCTCTAACTTTTTCGATGCTAACAGCTTTCATACTATCGGAGTTGAATTTTTAAACAAAGACATCCAAGTGGACAATGAACGTTACACTCTTCAG ATATGGGATACCGCAGGCCAAGAGCGCTTTAAAGCACTGCGCACGCCCTTCTACCGCGGATCGGACATTTGCTTATTAGCGTATGCTGTTGATGACAAGTCAAGTTTTCGAGCGTTGATTCAGTGGAGAGAAGAGTTCCTCAAGTACTACGATGTCAGAGCAGAGCGATTTCCGTTTATAGTGGTTGGAACGAAGAATGATATTCCTGCCGCACAGCGCCAGGTTAGTGCCGAGGAAGTATCGGAATGGTGTCAGGAGCACCATGTGGCAGCATTTATTGAAACATCAGCAAAGACTTCCGAAAATGTATCGGAAGCTTTTGCTCTGGCAGTGAAGCAAtggcgaaaattggaaaaatgtacAGAACGAGAATTACGAGCCCAAGGACATGATACTATTGATTTGACCAAAGGCGTTAATCTCAGGGCAAATACCAACCGGTTTTGCTGTATCGGTGGTAATACTAGTACACCGACTGCTTATGATGACGATGACTATCCGCATTGA